The following proteins come from a genomic window of Methanosarcina sp. MTP4:
- a CDS encoding NAD-dependent epimerase/dehydratase family protein, protein MNVLVTGGAGFIGSHITKYFADEGHRVRVFDNLATGFLQNVPAHKNIEFLEGNICDPFAVSKAVSGMDYVFHEAALVSVPLSCEKPAEAFRTNTLGTLNVLQACVEAGVEKFVTASSAAIYGNNPALPKREDMYPEPASPYAISKLDGEYLARMFYEDYGLRTTCLRYFNVYGPRQDPKSPYAAAIPIFLERAKAGKDLTIYGDGLQTRDFVHVKDVVKANATALEHGDGEVFNVALGKSITILELAETILDLTGSSGKIVHADPRAGDVRDSRADVSKISGWWKGELKLREGIEGML, encoded by the coding sequence ATGAATGTACTGGTTACAGGCGGGGCAGGGTTCATCGGCTCCCATATTACCAAATATTTTGCGGATGAAGGGCACAGAGTCCGGGTTTTTGACAACCTGGCAACCGGCTTCCTGCAAAACGTCCCTGCACACAAAAACATCGAATTCCTCGAAGGGAATATCTGTGACCCCTTCGCCGTGTCAAAAGCTGTTTCCGGCATGGACTATGTCTTTCATGAGGCGGCCCTGGTCTCCGTCCCCTTAAGCTGTGAAAAACCTGCCGAAGCCTTCAGGACAAACACCCTCGGGACCCTGAACGTGCTCCAGGCCTGCGTAGAAGCCGGAGTCGAGAAGTTCGTGACCGCCTCCTCGGCGGCGATCTACGGAAACAACCCCGCCCTCCCCAAGCGCGAGGACATGTACCCTGAACCTGCCTCCCCTTACGCAATCTCCAAGCTGGACGGGGAGTACCTTGCCCGGATGTTTTACGAGGACTACGGGCTTCGGACCACCTGCCTGCGTTACTTCAATGTCTACGGCCCCCGCCAGGACCCGAAATCCCCCTATGCAGCGGCAATCCCCATCTTCCTGGAAAGGGCAAAAGCAGGAAAAGACCTTACGATTTATGGAGACGGTCTCCAGACCCGGGACTTCGTGCATGTAAAAGACGTGGTCAAGGCAAACGCCACAGCCCTGGAACACGGGGACGGAGAGGTTTTCAACGTTGCCCTGGGAAAGAGCATAACAATCCTTGAACTTGCAGAAACCATCCTGGACCTCACCGGCTCCTCGGGAAAAATAGTTCACGCCGACCCCCGTGCAGGGGATGTCCGTGACTCTCGCGCCGACGTCTCAAAGATCTCTGGCTGGTGGAAAGGCGAGCTCAAGCTCAGGGAAGGCATCGAGGGAATGCTTTAA
- a CDS encoding DUF1616 domain-containing protein, which produces MAGNKRFPLDLLLVAGLVLLTDIFVLTPGLNGSFIRVVLGIPMVLFLPGYTLVAALFPGKEDLGWIERVVLSLGLSIAVVPMMGLWLNYMAWGIRLMPIIVSLSVFTLLMCGAAYYRRRNLPGEEVLVVSFRAVALDLKDEILNKPETTVEKILMVLMVFSILASLGTLTYAAVVPKEYEHFTEFYILGPEGMASNYPTEYVLGEDGNVIVGIVNHEYRTVNYAMAARLDNRSLDLPENMKYINLAHNESWEETLEITPPFEGTDMKLEFLLFNDTEKEVPYRELRLWINVSEKAEEA; this is translated from the coding sequence ATGGCCGGAAATAAACGATTTCCTTTGGACCTGCTGCTGGTGGCAGGTCTTGTACTCCTGACAGATATCTTCGTGCTGACGCCGGGGCTTAACGGGAGTTTTATCAGGGTGGTGTTGGGGATACCCATGGTGCTCTTTTTGCCGGGGTACACGCTGGTGGCAGCGCTCTTTCCAGGAAAAGAAGACCTGGGCTGGATCGAAAGGGTTGTCCTTTCCTTAGGGTTGAGCATTGCAGTCGTGCCAATGATGGGGCTCTGGCTGAACTATATGGCTTGGGGGATAAGGCTCATGCCCATAATTGTGAGCCTTTCGGTTTTTACGCTCCTCATGTGCGGGGCTGCATACTACCGGAGGCGGAACCTTCCCGGGGAAGAAGTTCTTGTGGTGTCTTTCAGGGCTGTGGCCCTTGACCTGAAGGACGAAATCCTGAATAAACCGGAAACAACAGTAGAGAAAATCCTCATGGTGCTCATGGTCTTTTCCATTCTTGCGTCGTTGGGGACCCTTACCTATGCTGCTGTGGTGCCGAAAGAGTACGAGCACTTTACGGAATTCTATATACTGGGGCCAGAGGGTATGGCAAGCAACTACCCGACAGAGTACGTGCTTGGTGAAGACGGGAATGTCATTGTGGGGATTGTAAACCATGAGTACCGGACAGTAAACTATGCGATGGCCGCCCGGCTTGATAACAGGTCCTTAGACCTTCCCGAAAACATGAAATATATCAACCTGGCCCATAACGAGAGCTGGGAAGAAACTCTCGAAATCACGCCGCCTTTCGAAGGGACGGATATGAAACTTGAGTTCCTGCTCTTCAACGATACTGAAAAGGAAGTCCCATACCGGGAACTGCGTCTCTGGATAAACGTAAGTGAAAAGGCTGAGGAGGCCTGA
- a CDS encoding CPBP family intramembrane glutamic endopeptidase, translating into MASPELVDETYEHERNSASFLNEIDKFERKRELGKKVSENSEVREEPENALPRHRGVLEAIPILIIAFAELMIYEGSLDEAIMAHTLLLITLVVCIALIKDREIQRTYQILMLLPILRLVNLATPVFFEDTLYALAFIYAPMAIPVAIIAVYQEFTLEKMGLTLRRLWLFFPLAVSMGAVLGYGEYTILQVSVRDALIPDLGLASLLSLVIVMIFFVGLIEELIFRGLLQTRLESFLGPAAGILVASLLFGLMHAGYGSLTEILYAIFVGIFIGQLYYRTGDLTLVVLIHGFMNIFVFGIFPLMGL; encoded by the coding sequence ATGGCAAGCCCGGAACTGGTAGACGAGACTTATGAACATGAAAGGAACTCCGCATCTTTCCTGAACGAAATAGATAAATTCGAAAGGAAAAGGGAGTTGGGGAAAAAAGTGAGTGAAAATAGCGAAGTCCGGGAGGAGCCTGAAAACGCCTTGCCCCGGCACAGGGGTGTTCTTGAAGCTATCCCGATACTGATTATCGCTTTTGCCGAACTGATGATCTACGAGGGGAGTCTGGATGAAGCCATAATGGCGCACACCCTGCTCCTTATAACCCTGGTAGTGTGCATTGCGCTCATCAAGGACCGTGAGATACAGCGGACCTACCAGATCCTGATGCTCCTCCCGATCCTCCGCCTGGTCAACCTCGCAACACCTGTCTTTTTTGAAGATACACTCTATGCCCTGGCCTTCATCTACGCCCCTATGGCAATCCCGGTAGCAATTATCGCCGTGTACCAGGAGTTTACCCTTGAAAAGATGGGCCTTACTTTGAGGAGACTCTGGCTCTTCTTCCCCTTAGCTGTTTCCATGGGCGCGGTTCTTGGTTATGGAGAGTATACCATACTCCAGGTAAGTGTAAGAGATGCTCTTATCCCGGACCTGGGCCTTGCAAGCCTCCTGAGCCTCGTAATCGTGATGATCTTCTTCGTCGGGCTAATCGAAGAACTCATCTTCAGGGGTCTTCTCCAGACAAGGCTCGAGTCGTTCCTGGGCCCTGCCGCAGGCATCCTCGTTGCAAGTCTTCTCTTCGGACTCATGCATGCAGGTTACGGCAGTCTCACTGAGATCCTTTACGCCATCTTCGTGGGAATTTTCATAGGCCAGCTCTACTACAGGACAGGGGATCTTACCCTTGTGGTTCTTATCCACGGCTTTATGAATATCTTCGTTTTCGGGATTTTTCCCCTGATGGGGCTGTAA
- a CDS encoding NAD-dependent epimerase/dehydratase family protein has product MAFSEKNPVAGKVLVTGGAGFIGSHLVDRLVEDGNEVVVLDNFSSGSMDFIEQHLKKPNFELINGDILDTEQLERALSGIDFVFHVAANPDVKLGVSDTKVHFDQNIFATYKLLEAMRKTGVGKIVFTSTSTVYGDAKVMPTPEDYGPLIPISLYGASKLACEALITSYTHTFDMQAWVFRFANIVGPRSTHGITVDFIRKLRENPARLEVLGDGKQEKSYLHVSECVESILFAIENSTEEVNIFNVGSEDTISATRIGEIVVEELELSDVEFTYTGGSRGWKGDVPRMRLGIGNLKEIGWKPGYSSEESVRETARALLCGK; this is encoded by the coding sequence ATGGCGTTTAGTGAAAAAAACCCGGTTGCGGGCAAAGTCCTGGTGACGGGCGGGGCTGGTTTTATAGGGAGCCATCTGGTGGACCGCCTGGTGGAAGATGGAAACGAGGTGGTGGTGCTGGACAATTTCAGCTCGGGCAGCATGGATTTTATTGAGCAGCACCTCAAAAAACCGAATTTTGAACTCATAAACGGGGACATTCTTGACACAGAGCAGCTCGAAAGGGCTCTTTCAGGCATAGACTTCGTCTTCCACGTAGCTGCAAACCCGGATGTAAAACTCGGAGTTTCGGATACGAAAGTCCACTTCGACCAGAACATATTTGCAACCTACAAGCTCCTGGAAGCCATGCGGAAAACCGGCGTTGGAAAAATAGTTTTTACTTCGACTTCCACTGTCTACGGAGATGCAAAAGTCATGCCCACTCCTGAAGACTACGGCCCCCTCATCCCCATTTCCCTTTACGGGGCCTCCAAACTTGCCTGCGAAGCCCTTATCACTTCTTATACCCACACCTTCGACATGCAGGCCTGGGTATTCAGGTTTGCAAATATAGTCGGCCCGAGAAGCACTCACGGGATTACCGTGGACTTTATCCGCAAATTGAGGGAAAACCCGGCGAGGCTTGAGGTCCTGGGGGACGGAAAGCAGGAAAAATCCTATCTGCACGTCTCGGAATGCGTGGAATCGATCCTTTTTGCCATTGAAAATAGCACCGAAGAAGTCAACATCTTCAATGTCGGGTCCGAGGATACCATCAGTGCTACCCGGATCGGGGAGATTGTTGTGGAGGAACTGGAGCTTTCGGATGTCGAGTTTACCTACACCGGCGGGAGCAGGGGCTGGAAAGGAGATGTCCCGAGGATGAGACTCGGGATTGGGAACCTGAAGGAAATAGGGTGGAAGCCTGGGTATTCTTCGGAAGAGAGTGTGAGGGAGACGGCGAGGGCACTGCTTTGTGGAAAATAA
- a CDS encoding N-acetyltransferase produces MNSSEFRIHNSSKVYGSSTVGEGTIILENVILGYPEHKILMEILKQGLEIEDYDFPGCTIGPDSIIRAGSTIFSRVRAGKNFKTGHNVMIRENTDIGNNVLIGTNVIIDGNVRIGDNVSIQGNVYIPTNVTIEDNVFIGPCAVLANDKYPIRKEYPLKGPVLRKGASIGANATLLPGVEIGEGAMVAGGALVTKDLPPWKLAAGVPAKILDLPGDLKELNKI; encoded by the coding sequence ATGAATTCGAGCGAGTTTAGAATCCACAATTCTTCAAAAGTATACGGCTCTTCAACAGTCGGTGAAGGAACAATCATCCTGGAAAACGTGATTCTGGGATATCCCGAGCACAAAATCCTGATGGAAATCCTGAAACAGGGCCTGGAAATTGAAGACTACGATTTTCCCGGCTGCACAATAGGTCCGGATTCGATTATAAGGGCGGGGAGTACAATCTTTTCCAGGGTGAGGGCCGGGAAGAATTTCAAAACAGGCCATAACGTGATGATCAGGGAAAATACCGACATCGGAAACAACGTACTCATAGGGACAAACGTCATTATCGATGGGAACGTCAGGATCGGGGATAATGTGAGCATCCAGGGAAATGTTTACATTCCAACTAATGTGACTATCGAAGATAACGTCTTTATTGGGCCCTGTGCCGTACTTGCAAATGATAAATATCCTATAAGGAAAGAGTACCCTCTCAAAGGACCTGTCCTCCGGAAAGGGGCATCAATAGGTGCAAATGCAACTCTTCTTCCGGGTGTTGAAATAGGGGAGGGCGCTATGGTGGCGGGAGGGGCTCTTGTTACGAAGGATCTCCCTCCATGGAAACTGGCAGCCGGAGTCCCTGCAAAAATTCTTGACCTGCCGGGAGATTTGAAAGAACTGAACAAGATCTAA
- a CDS encoding DegT/DnrJ/EryC1/StrS aminotransferase family protein yields the protein MIPVAKPLLGPEEIDAVTDVLKSGMIAQGPKVEEFESAFAEYTGCEYAVAVNSGTAALHASLLAHGIGVGDEVITTSFSFIATANSILYTGAKPVFADIEPDTYNIDPEKIREKITSRTKAIMPVHLYGHPAGMKAIMELAEDHNLAVLEDACQAHGAAYSGKRVGAFGTGAFSFYPTKNMTTSEGGMLTTNDREVAEKAKMVRAHGSHTRYLHECLGFNLRMTDIAAAIGLVQLGKLNGFITCRQKNAELLSAGLKGVPGVSIPGIKAGCTHAFHQYTVRAEKRDELAAFLREKEIGTGIHYPMPIHKQPLYLELGYEDLLPVSEKAAEEVLSLPVHPGVSEMDTQKIIEAIREFYSNN from the coding sequence ATGATCCCAGTTGCAAAACCGCTGTTAGGTCCGGAAGAAATTGACGCAGTAACCGATGTCCTGAAATCGGGTATGATTGCCCAGGGCCCGAAGGTTGAAGAATTTGAATCTGCTTTTGCAGAGTACACCGGGTGTGAGTATGCAGTTGCCGTAAACTCGGGCACTGCTGCCCTCCATGCCTCTCTTTTAGCCCACGGGATAGGAGTGGGGGATGAGGTAATAACAACTTCTTTTAGCTTCATTGCAACCGCAAACAGCATCCTCTACACAGGGGCAAAGCCGGTATTTGCGGACATTGAGCCGGATACATATAATATAGACCCGGAAAAAATCCGGGAAAAAATCACTTCGAGAACAAAAGCCATTATGCCGGTCCACCTTTACGGGCACCCTGCAGGGATGAAAGCCATCATGGAGCTTGCCGAGGACCACAACCTGGCCGTCCTGGAAGACGCCTGCCAGGCGCACGGAGCCGCTTATTCCGGGAAGAGGGTGGGGGCTTTCGGGACAGGGGCATTCAGTTTCTACCCGACCAAGAACATGACTACCAGTGAAGGCGGGATGCTTACCACAAACGACCGGGAAGTTGCGGAAAAGGCAAAGATGGTCCGGGCCCACGGTTCACACACCCGCTACCTGCATGAATGCCTGGGCTTCAACCTGCGGATGACCGACATTGCAGCCGCAATCGGGCTTGTGCAGCTAGGAAAACTCAACGGGTTCATCACCTGCAGGCAGAAAAACGCAGAACTGCTCTCAGCCGGGCTCAAGGGAGTTCCCGGCGTTTCAATCCCTGGGATAAAAGCCGGCTGCACCCACGCTTTCCACCAGTACACCGTCAGGGCTGAAAAGCGAGACGAGCTTGCTGCATTCCTGAGAGAGAAAGAAATCGGGACTGGTATCCACTACCCGATGCCCATTCACAAGCAGCCTCTCTACCTGGAACTCGGATACGAAGACCTCCTGCCTGTTTCCGAAAAGGCAGCAGAAGAAGTCCTTTCCCTGCCGGTTCACCCTGGGGTATCGGAAATGGATACGCAGAAAATAATTGAAGCAATCAGGGAATTTTACTCTAACAACTGA
- a CDS encoding UDP-N-acetylglucosamine 3-dehydrogenase translates to MIRVGVIGTGAMGQNHVRIYSEMEGVELAGISDVDFERVDAMAAQFDTKPFTDYKEMFAEGLDAVSVVVPTKLHKQVVLDALEAGLHVLVEKPIADSIENADLMIEAAEKAGKILMVGHIERFNPAVIKLKEIMESGVLGKVVSISTRRVGPYNPRIRDVGVILDIGVHDIDIISYLYGKRVNHVYAVAGADIHSFEDHASIILRLDHEFAGVVETNWLTPHKVRRLTAIGVNGVAYLDYIDQTVEIHDNGWIRQAKVVESEPLKNELEHFIECASTGKAPKTCGEDGKHALEVAMAAIRSYEEEKLIKI, encoded by the coding sequence TTGATCAGAGTAGGAGTAATAGGCACTGGAGCCATGGGCCAGAACCACGTCAGGATCTACAGTGAAATGGAAGGTGTAGAACTTGCCGGGATCTCGGACGTTGACTTTGAACGGGTGGACGCCATGGCTGCCCAGTTTGACACGAAACCCTTTACGGATTACAAAGAAATGTTTGCCGAAGGTCTTGATGCGGTCAGTGTCGTTGTCCCGACCAAGCTGCATAAGCAGGTCGTCCTTGACGCCCTGGAAGCGGGGCTTCACGTCCTTGTGGAAAAACCTATCGCAGACAGTATCGAAAATGCAGACCTGATGATCGAGGCTGCAGAGAAGGCGGGAAAGATCCTGATGGTTGGCCATATCGAGAGGTTCAACCCTGCGGTTATCAAACTTAAGGAGATCATGGAGTCCGGGGTCCTGGGCAAGGTTGTTTCCATCTCCACCCGGAGGGTCGGCCCCTATAACCCCAGGATCCGTGACGTTGGCGTGATCCTGGACATCGGGGTCCACGATATTGACATTATTTCGTACCTCTACGGCAAGAGAGTAAACCACGTCTACGCCGTGGCAGGTGCTGACATCCATTCTTTTGAAGACCATGCCTCAATCATCCTCCGCCTGGACCACGAGTTCGCAGGGGTCGTGGAAACAAACTGGCTAACCCCTCACAAAGTAAGGCGGCTCACAGCCATAGGCGTTAACGGCGTCGCTTACCTGGACTACATCGACCAGACCGTAGAAATCCACGACAACGGCTGGATCCGGCAGGCTAAAGTGGTGGAAAGCGAACCTCTTAAAAACGAACTGGAACACTTCATAGAATGCGCTTCCACGGGCAAAGCCCCAAAAACCTGTGGTGAAGACGGCAAACACGCTCTGGAAGTTGCCATGGCAGCCATCCGCTCATATGAAGAAGAAAAACTGATCAAGATTTGA
- a CDS encoding nucleotide sugar dehydrogenase, which translates to MSKLKTLLEARGPIKKVGVLGMGYVGIPAAVLFADASCFDRVLGFQRNSKSSGYKIDMLNRGESPLKGEEPGLEELIGKVTGAGKFECTPDFSRISELDAVTLSIQTPFANPKDLTPDFSALIEGIRNVGKYLKPGMLVVLESTITPGTTEGMAKQILEEESGLKAGEDFALAHAPERVMVGRLLKNIREHDRIVGGIDEASTKRAVELYTPVLTVGKVIPMSATAAEVTKTAENTFRDLQIAAINQLALYCEAMGINVYDVRTGVDSLKGEGITRAILWPGAGVGGHCLTKDTYHLERGVKIGEGQLDYPEGADSIYVLARKVNDFMPVHMYNLTVAALERIGKTVEGAKIAMLGWAFINDSDDARNAPSEPYRDLCLQAGAEVRVHDPYVVNYPDVEISADLEKVVRGADAVVVFTGHSAYFNVKADWLKELSGKENPVIVDGRNVVKPAEFIEKGFVYKGIGRGDKNGHELKG; encoded by the coding sequence ATGAGCAAACTTAAAACTCTCCTCGAAGCCCGCGGTCCGATAAAAAAGGTCGGAGTCCTCGGCATGGGCTACGTCGGCATCCCTGCAGCCGTCCTTTTCGCAGATGCCTCCTGTTTTGATAGAGTCCTGGGGTTCCAGAGAAACTCGAAGTCCTCAGGCTACAAAATCGATATGCTCAACCGGGGAGAAAGCCCGTTAAAAGGCGAAGAGCCAGGCCTGGAAGAGCTGATCGGCAAAGTAACAGGTGCCGGGAAGTTCGAGTGCACTCCCGATTTTTCGAGGATCTCCGAACTGGACGCTGTTACCCTTTCAATCCAGACCCCCTTTGCCAACCCGAAAGACCTGACTCCTGATTTCAGTGCCCTTATAGAAGGCATCAGAAACGTCGGGAAATACCTGAAACCCGGAATGCTGGTGGTCCTGGAGTCCACCATTACCCCAGGCACAACCGAAGGTATGGCAAAGCAGATCCTTGAAGAGGAATCCGGGTTAAAAGCGGGGGAAGACTTTGCCCTTGCCCATGCTCCCGAAAGGGTCATGGTGGGGAGGCTCCTTAAAAATATCAGGGAACATGACCGGATTGTGGGAGGGATTGATGAGGCCAGCACGAAGCGGGCAGTTGAGCTCTACACCCCGGTGCTCACAGTCGGAAAAGTAATCCCTATGTCTGCCACTGCTGCCGAAGTTACCAAGACCGCAGAAAACACTTTCCGGGACCTGCAGATTGCAGCCATCAACCAGCTCGCCCTCTACTGTGAAGCCATGGGCATAAACGTCTACGACGTCAGGACCGGCGTGGACAGCCTGAAAGGTGAGGGAATTACGCGAGCCATCCTCTGGCCCGGGGCCGGGGTTGGGGGGCACTGCCTTACCAAGGATACCTACCACCTGGAAAGAGGCGTAAAGATCGGGGAAGGGCAGCTGGACTATCCGGAAGGTGCGGATTCCATCTACGTGCTTGCCCGGAAGGTCAACGACTTCATGCCTGTTCACATGTACAACCTGACCGTTGCAGCCCTTGAGCGGATTGGGAAAACGGTAGAGGGGGCAAAGATTGCCATGCTCGGCTGGGCTTTCATAAACGACTCCGACGATGCCAGAAACGCCCCCTCCGAACCCTACAGGGACCTTTGCCTGCAGGCAGGGGCAGAAGTGAGGGTACACGATCCCTACGTCGTAAATTACCCGGACGTTGAGATCTCGGCTGACCTGGAAAAGGTTGTCAGGGGTGCGGATGCTGTGGTTGTTTTTACGGGGCACAGTGCGTACTTTAATGTGAAGGCCGATTGGCTCAAAGAGCTTAGCGGGAAGGAAAACCCTGTCATTGTGGATGGAAGGAACGTTGTTAAGCCGGCCGAGTTTATTGAAAAGGGTTTTGTGTACAAGGGAATCGGAAGGGGAGATAAAAACGGGCACGAGCTAAAGGGATGA
- a CDS encoding nucleotidyltransferase family protein, producing MKLQGSQHEVDIYIKKLQEMLPELKKKYPIKYMGVFGSYIRGEQSASSDLDILVEFNGSITLLGYARLGNELSDKLGVKVDLVSKTALKPRIGKHVLLEVVEV from the coding sequence ATGAAACTGCAGGGGAGCCAGCATGAGGTTGACATATATATAAAAAAACTGCAGGAAATGCTTCCGGAACTGAAGAAGAAGTACCCCATCAAGTATATGGGGGTTTTTGGTTCCTACATCAGGGGAGAGCAGAGTGCCTCAAGCGACCTGGACATTCTGGTGGAATTCAACGGGTCCATCACACTTTTAGGGTATGCCAGACTTGGGAATGAGCTGTCGGATAAACTTGGGGTCAAGGTAGACCTTGTATCAAAAACTGCCCTGAAACCCAGAATCGGCAAACACGTCCTTTTAGAGGTAGTCGAAGTATGA
- a CDS encoding DUF86 domain-containing protein, with translation MSDREAGDYIEDILNAMLDIEEFTAEYSYDRFINDRKTQYAVIRAIEIIGEASKNVPAKIREKYRHIPWRDMATMRDRLIHGYFGVDPIIVWDTIKQDIPPLIPMFRSILAEME, from the coding sequence ATGAGCGACCGGGAAGCAGGAGATTACATAGAAGACATACTCAATGCCATGCTGGATATTGAAGAATTCACAGCCGAATATTCCTATGACCGGTTTATCAACGATAGAAAAACACAATATGCCGTTATCAGGGCAATAGAGATCATAGGGGAAGCGTCTAAAAACGTACCTGCAAAGATCAGGGAAAAATACCGACACATCCCGTGGAGAGACATGGCCACCATGCGAGACCGGCTAATCCATGGTTATTTTGGCGTGGACCCTATAATTGTATGGGACACCATAAAACAGGACATCCCACCCCTTATCCCTATGTTCAGATCTATCCTTGCCGAAATGGAGTAA
- a CDS encoding nucleotidyltransferase domain-containing protein, with protein MQSADVKSVTPDPKLERLERELRDFFSGVEDVTVAYLFGSTVRGEANSLSDIDIAVLFKESLSQEEAFDLQLELIGELTELLNTNNVDLVLLNDSPLLLTYNVIRDGIILKSDELERVRFETKIMSRYLDERYHIERHAKESLKRIAENGFR; from the coding sequence ATGCAGTCTGCTGATGTGAAGTCCGTTACTCCAGACCCGAAGCTTGAAAGGCTTGAAAGGGAGCTCAGGGATTTTTTCTCCGGAGTTGAGGATGTTACGGTAGCCTATCTTTTTGGCTCAACAGTCCGTGGAGAAGCTAACAGCTTAAGCGATATAGATATAGCTGTGCTTTTTAAGGAGAGCCTTTCACAGGAGGAAGCCTTTGACCTTCAACTTGAATTGATCGGCGAACTTACAGAACTTCTTAATACGAATAACGTAGACCTCGTGTTACTCAATGATTCACCCCTCCTTTTGACCTATAATGTTATACGTGACGGAATTATTTTGAAATCCGACGAACTTGAAAGAGTCAGGTTCGAAACAAAAATAATGTCCAGGTACCTTGACGAGCGGTATCACATTGAAAGGCATGCAAAAGAGAGCCTGAAAAGAATAGCGGAGAACGGGTTTCGATGA